The sequence accaccaagactcttccaagagctggacgcatggccaaactgagcaatcagggagaagggccttagtcagagaggtgaccatgaacccgattgtcactctaacagagctccagagttcctctgtggagatgggagaaaattccagaaggacaaccatctctgcagcactccaccaatcaggactttatggtagactggccagacggaagctactcctcagtaaaaggcacatgacagcccgcttggcgTTTGCCAAAatacacctaaaggactcagaccatgagaaacaagattctctggtctgatgaaaccataattgaactctttggcctgaatgccaaacgtcacatctggaggaaacctggcaccatccctacggtgaagcatggtggtggcagcatcatgctgtggggatgttttcagaggcagggtggctgggagactagtcaggatcgaggcaaagattaaTGGAGCATTGTTCAGAgcggtccttgatgaaaacttgctccagagtgctcaggacctcagactagggcaaaGATTGTCAGGGGACAATTACATATTTACCTGATGTGTTTGATATTAATAgtaaacaattatatatttaacTAAGAGTAAGACTGGCCTACTAATGCTGAGTATTTATGGTGTCCACTCTAGCTTCATTGTTAGGGAAGCTCTCAGCTTCACAACTTAGAGTTTGCAGTCGACagtttcattattgcaataattaattgATGATTGTTTGAATAATTGTCCAAGTCTCTCTCCAGTAATGAAATTATCACtagatggttcaccttccaacaggacaaaggcCCCAAGCACAccgccaagacaatgcaggagtggcttcgggacaagtctctgaatgtccttgagtggcccagccagagcatggacttgaacccgaacaaacatctctggagagacctgaaaaagctgtgcagtgacactccccatccaacctgacagagcttgagaggatctgcagagaagaatgcgaGAAacgccccaaatacaggtgtgccaagcttgtaacatcgaggctgtaatcgctgccaacggtgcttcagcccaagaagactcgagagcCAAAGGTacctcaacaaagtactgagtaaagggtctgaatacttatgtaaatgtgatatatcagttgttttttttatatatatttgcaaaaatttTCTCCAAACTTGTttttgggatattgtgtgtaggttgatgaggatATTTTTttgtcatccattttagaataagtcgaGGGGTCTTAATACCTGAATGCAATGCAGTTACAACAATGATATCAACATCGCCCCCTCTCTGTCAGAAGCACACACTGCACTGACTGGTATGTCCAGCCCACTGCCAGTAAAGGGCTGTTAATGATAAACACAGCAAGAGGTCATcaccccctctgtgtgtgtgcgtgtgtgtgtcaacatTTGTCCAGAAAGAGGCAGCACAGAGAAAGTGAAGGTCGGACACAAGACAGAGGGAAAGATAAATCGAGGGAGAAGTGGGTCATTTTTTTCCTTGTCGATGGACATCAGTTCTGGTATTACACTAGACATAATCATTTAGCAGGGATCCAGGAAAAATCTATCAGATTACACTAGCATTGTGATAACAATCTTGTGGGACAGACACAGCAGAAGGAAGAAGCAGAGAGCGGTGTTGGGAGTGTTTTGGGGACAGTGCTAGAATGACTGGGGTGTGGCAGTGTGTTACCATGctaatggtggtgtgtgtgtgtctatggggGTCGGCCGAGGCGATTGGGGGAGCAAAGAGCCGACCACGACCCCAGAGGAGACCTCCCAAGAAGCCCAAGGTGAACCCCATTGACGACACCCCCCCAGCTCAGAACATTGACATACAACAGGtaggtacaggtgtgtgtgtgagtgagtgtgtgtgtgcaaacatGATCTCACAAATAGAGCCAGTGGCGGACGTGCCTTGACGTTGTCAATGTTGAAACCCTGctgtatcgtgtgtgtgtgtgttgtagatgggAGGGCCGTGGTACCTGGTCAACGCAGCGTCTAAGTGTAACTTCCTGATGAAGAACGGTCTGAAGGTGGAGGCTACTGTGATGACCCTGACGCCCCCCTCCTCCCAAGACAccactctctctgttagcacaaccacacgtctgtgagttacactcctctctctctgttagcactaccacacgtctgtgagttacactcctctctctctgttagcactaccacacgtctgtgagttacactcctctctctctgttagcactaccacacgtctgtgagttacactcctctctctctgttagcactaccacacatctgtgagttacactcctctctctctgttagcactaccacacgtctgtgagttacactcctctctctctgttagcactaccacacgtctgtgagttacactcctctctctgttagcattaccacacgtctgtgagttacactcctctctctctgttagcactaccacacgtctgtgaattacactcctctctctctgttaaaactacacacgtctgtgagttacactcctttgTCTGTTAGCACtacacacgtctgtgagttacactcctctctctctgttagcactaccacacgtctgtgagttacactcctctctctctgttagcactaccacacctctgtgagttacactcatc is a genomic window of Oncorhynchus gorbuscha isolate QuinsamMale2020 ecotype Even-year linkage group LG12, OgorEven_v1.0, whole genome shotgun sequence containing:
- the c8g gene encoding complement component C8 gamma chain isoform X2, which produces MTGVWQCVTMLMVVCVCLWGSAEAIGGAKSRPRPQRRPPKKPKVNPIDDTPPAQNIDIQQMGGPWYLVNAASKCNFLMKNGLKVEATVMTLTPPSSQDTTLSVSTTTRLNHQCWEILQAYTITPTPGRLVLNGRSKDTLSEAILDKFEDLAEKRGLGLAYVFAFPNYSHCESVDKDHVINCVPIC